A window of Balneola vulgaris DSM 17893 genomic DNA:
ACTCGTTGCTTCTCTGCGTCAACTTCTTCTTCCTCTTGTGTAAATGGCTCTTCAATTTTTTCAGTGATGAATTTTTCGATATGCTCTTTAAGAATTTTACCAGCAATGGTAAGAGCTTCTTTAGCATTTACAGATCCATCGGTTTCAACATCCATTACCAATTTTTCATAATCGGTACGCTGTCCTACACGAACATTCTCAACATTGAACTTAACTGATTTAATTGGAGTGAAGATTGCATCGATAGGAATTAGATTAATATCCTCTTCTTCAAACGACATTTCTTCAGCTGGCACGTAACCACGGCCTCTTCCAACTCTTAATTCAATTTCTAATTCAGCATCATCAGCTAAATTAGCGATAACAAGCTCAGGATTCAGTACTTCATAATCTGCAGTAGCATCGTCGATATCTTTAGCAGTTAGTGTAGCACCACTCTTTTTAGTTAAGTGGATTACACCGCTGCTTTGCTCAACTTGCTTGAAACGAACTTGCTTGAAGTTAAGGATGATTTCATATACATCTTCCTTAACACCTTTAATGCTAGAATATTCATGATCAACGCCATTAATTTTAATAGCAGTGATTGCGATACCTGGCAATGATGATAGCA
This region includes:
- a CDS encoding DNA-directed RNA polymerase subunit alpha; the encoded protein is MSNYSIQMPDSLDVVKDENSFGTFVLQPLERGFGVTIGNSFRRVLLSSLPGIAITAIKINGVDHEYSSIKGVKEDVYEIILNFKQVRFKQVEQSSGVIHLTKKSGATLTAKDIDDATADYEVLNPELVIANLADDAELEIELRVGRGRGYVPAEEMSFEEEDINLIPIDAIFTPIKSVKFNVENVRVGQRTDYEKLVMDVETDGSVNAKEALTIAGKILKEHIEKFITEKIEEPFTQEEEEVDAEKQRVANLLRTSIEDLNLSVRAYNCLKSANINSIGELVSRDEQDLLKFRNFGKKSLTELLEVIEEKNLQFGMDVSKYLD